The proteins below come from a single Tachypleus tridentatus isolate NWPU-2018 chromosome 13, ASM421037v1, whole genome shotgun sequence genomic window:
- the LOC143238770 gene encoding achaete-scute homolog 1-like isoform X1, translated as MASSGNGNSPCPEYTLLTPMSFHSDMLSALEDTNDISIEDLRQFTMFDLMSSSNNDTPPPLIRCEANIDSGNVQDVQREQHQLKPINSNVPKKCDPFSPSCKIPLPSSYSAYDYWLEPSFIRRRNERERQRVRNVNDGFERLRNHLPLPDKERDRRLSKVEILRMAINYIRYMEDMLTETGENQVPVMVDSLQNNAY; from the coding sequence ATGGCGTCTTCAGGCAACGGCAACTCACCTTGTCCTGAATACACTTTGTTGACACCTATGAGCTTTCATTCAGACATGCTGTCTGCCCTGGAAGACACAAACGACATCAGTATCGAGGACTTGCGTCAATTTACCATGTTTGATTTGATGTCATCTTCTAACAACGACACCCCACCGCCGTTAATTCGATGTGAAGCTAATATCGACAGTGGAAATGTTCAGGATGTGCAACGCGAACAACATCAACTGAAGCCTATTAATTCTAATGTGCCTAAAAAGTGTGATCCTTTCTCTCCATCCTGTAAAATACCCCTTCCTAGTTCATATTCAGCTTACGACTATTGGTTAGAACCGTCTTTCATAAGGCGACGAAACGAGCGCGAGCGACAAAGAGTCCGAAATGTCAATGACGGATTCGAACGTCTCAGAAACCATCTACCTTTGCCTGACAAAGAACGTGATCGCAGATTAAGTAAGGTCGAAATTTTACGGATGGCAATTAATTACATTCGATATATGGAAGACATGTTGACAGAAACAGGAGAAAACCAAGTGCCAGTGATGGTAGACTCTCTGCAGAACAATGCATATTAG